The nucleotide window ATCATGTAGATATTAGCAACATAAAAGTtttagtcagttttttttttttttttttatgaaaagcGGCATCCCCACCTCAATACATAAGGTAATTATTTACTAAAGGGTATATGGTTTCTTATGATCCTGTTATCTGGTCTACTTTCACCAAACTGTCGAACGTTGCTTATGCGCTGTGCTTTTACATTAAgcctacattacatttggctgacgcattgtACGTTGTTTAATATGGAATTAACAACTTGTGGAAGATGTCGGTGTCAACTCCTGCAAGCAAGGGCAGGGTAACGTGAAGTTAACTGCTATACGCTACCATTAGCTCTGGAAACCGAGCTATGCGACAGTGTCGATGTGTTGAAAACGGTTACAAGTAGCAAGTAGACCTAGTAGATTGGTCTCTTTACTTCACAAGTGCCGAAAACCCTACATGAACTTATTCCTTAGCAATAAGTTATTTCGGTGATTTTTCCCTCATGGCGTGGCCACGTGGTAGGTTGTGGTTTGCATCATGGCTGCTGACCACGTTTCTGGCAAGGGTCAATCATCTCGCCTGGCCCTGCTGACTTGCTTTATCTCTCGTTCATGTGAATGAGATGTCGCTGCTTAATCATAATTATAATACGACTGATTGGCTTAAACTGATAGCTTTGCATTGCCGTCAATTTGTAGAGTTGACATTAAAAACTTACTTGATCAGGTTTGTAATTAATGTAAAGCCACATACTTGCAATATGCCCCAATGCTCACTCTGGCATGTGCAATTGATTATGGGGGGAAAAACCTTCCCTTGTATGAAACTTCCTTTAATAACAATTAGATTACTGAGTGTTGAAATTCAGTTCCGTTTTATTTGCCATAACCTTTGAATACATCTCAAGGCACTTTTAAGCAATACGGCAGTAGGAGGGGTGCCTATCTGCCCAAGGCCAGCTGGGTAGAGAGATGAGCACATGTAGACTTTAAAAAAAGGATAAGAATGGGGAGAGACCACATTTGGTGCCATGACTTTAGAGAAGCATAGTGTTCTTCAGTCACTTTAATAAGGATGACCGAGTGAATAAAGTTAAGACGCAGAGTTGTATCACTGGTGGCATTGGTGTATCGGTGATTCCATTACTtgcactgctcaaaaaaatgaaGTGAATGTTTAGTTTTTCACAATtggtaaaacacattttttggaaccttccaccctttttcTTTCCCAAACTACATGAATAGAACGTCTGACACGGTTCTTGCAAAATCAATCGCCTCATAAGTTTCACCTCAACACCAAACAATGTCAGAGTACAGGTCAAATgtgtgattgaagtgttcccttaattttgaGTACATTAGAAATGATACAGCGACTTTGCAGAGTCACAAGAATTGCCAATGCGGTGTCAGCATGGATGCAGATGCTCAGCAATCTGCGTAATATACAGTGTGCACTAGGTTTAAGCCCTTCAGTCTGGTCTAAGTGGCTGATTGGGTTACGCACTAGTGCTACATGAATCTCTCCCACTCAAGCCAGGCCCTGCTCTACCCATAGCTTTGCCTTTTgagtggagacacacacacacacacacacgatcagtatgttatttgtgtgtgtgggttttccTCACAGATGGGCTGTCGGTTAATAATGTGATGACAGCTGTTGAAACACTTCATTTTCCTGATAAACTCGTATTAATCTCTatcttcccctccccctctgttttGCCAACTCGGGGTGCTCAGATGTGCTGATCCAATGCTGAGATGGAAGACCTGAAACGTCCTGCATGCATATGTCTTGTATAAATTAGTAATGTCATTTTAgaaatgtatgtaaatgaggCATTTGTAGGCAATGTAAATAAATGCTTTATAATGTGCATTTTCAAGATGGTTTGTATATATAAATGCACTattcataatttcctttaatgtgTACTTATTGTGTGTGGGGAAGTAAAACCAAATAAAGCATCAGAACGCAATATTTTAagcatttgtattttttaatgactgcagtgtctgatttaagtgtgtgtgaatgtgaccaAGTGGCTGGACGGTCCGTGGGACCACCTGCAATGATGGGTCCTCTCTGCCGTTGAGGCATTGTCTGTTGAACAATACgcccctccctacacacaccccttagccagtatctcacacacacaacctaatcTACACATGAACCAGTCTCATGTCCCTTCAGCTGCTCACCCAACCAGGACACGCACGCCTGAACCCACACCACCCTAAAACGACTTCTGTGTCAATGAGGGCATCACCCCAGACTCTCTCAGTCCAGTTGGGAGTGTTCTGGGAAGTGCCTGCACAGGGCAATCCCTACTGTAATGTCAAGGGGTATAGACTAATGTGCCACAAAAGGGACCCATGTGCCAAGTCTGGTCTGAGCTTGCTGCTCCCTAACTGTTGACTTGTGGTAGGGAAGAGGACTACTGAGGAAGAAGACCCTCTTAACAAACTGCAGATAAAGAtgttgaggctgtgtgtgtgtgattgtttttgGTGACTCCCATTATCACTGGCCAGTGATGACGGtaacaacacacatgcacacacatgtagcaGCTTTTGGATTAGGGATGGGGTTTACTTgtctttgttgctgttttgccCCATTTAAGATGAAAAGAATGGAAGTGATTATGCCCTCATTATGCATTCATGGCATATGGTgggatgggggtgtgtgtgtgacccctgGACGCTGTTCCTAACACAACGGAATGCTGGCCGCCCCCTGTGGAGGAGTTGAGGATGTGTGAATGAAGTCATGTGACCCGAATTGAAGCGATGTCATCTCTGAAGTCTTCCCTCAATCCCTCTGTGTTCCTGTCTGTGTCTCCCACTCGAACTTTGACCCCACACTGTCTGCCCCTCCCTGCTCAATCTGCCCCATCTTATTACCCCCTCCCTCATCTTGCCCCAACTGTCTGCCCTCTCTGTGtgccccaccccatctctctcaccaCGATAGACCCATGTGAAAGCTGTGAGtaacgacacacacatacaaaagtgGGTTAGTGTGATAAAGGTGAGTGTGCATTCTCCTCTCGCTatgtgacacacagacacacacacacacatcccaacacatgcgcacacacacaaatcccaaacccccatacacatacactcacacacatacatcccaacacatgcatacacacacacacatccaacacatgtgcaaacacacacatcccaacacgtgcaaacacacacacacacatcccaacacatgcacatacacacacacacatcccaacacacgcatacacacacacacatcccaacacatgcacacacacacacacatcccaacacAGATCTGGCAGACCGCTGGCGTTTTACTCATTGGTTTTCTGGTGGTCCGCTGGCGGGTTGCCGGCAAATgccccaatattttgccactattgaTTTCAAATCTTTTTTGTTTATTCAGTTATACTTCATCCATCATTTTAATAACATTTTATGTATTTTGTTGATATTCTtaacaagttaaatttaaagagaaGGTGGTTTAACGGCGGACCAGAAGTGGCACGCCACCGGCGAAATGCCACTAGCGatccgctatctgccaatctgattttgctatctcggtttacccaacacacacatacacatcccaagatacacactggacaacacacACTGTAGTGACTTGGTGTCACTTTTAGGTTGACACGGAATGGGATTTAGTAGGTTAAGTATTGAATACGAAAACATAATGTGCAACTCCAGTTGAAGAACTACATGAACCACAGGAATGAtatagaaaataaatgaatagataaataaatatcatGTTTTACATAACAATATTGTTTGTCACGGATTTGTGATGGTACTACagcaaaaaaatacaaaataaatagctTAAAAATCAATTGACTGGTAGGCTATCTAAGCTGAAATGTCAGTAGTCTATGTTCAGGGTTTTGTGCATAGTTTGTTAATGTTCCCTTGCCTCAACTGGTTTCTCATTGGTTAAAAAGGCAAAACGAGCAGTGCGTAAGCCGGAAGTTTCATTTAAAGCACATGCTGGGAAAAACGCATCTGAGCAGACCTCAGTTATAATAACCAGTGGAACAACAATCTTTACTGAAGTGACAGATCTCTGCCATTTTTGCAATGTTTAACTACCCACACCGGAATTTGCTAGTCGAATAGGTAGTAATAGGTTATGTTATCCTTCACATCATATTGAGTTAAACACCTTATGAAACGTATGACCAAACATTACTACAAGTCGTAAATACTTCGCTCAACTGAGCACAGACACACTACCACAATAACAatgtattatatattatattacttCTTACTTCATATATGGGTTTTTTTATTACTAGCTGAAATGTTTAACAAACACCGCACCCTTGTAAAACATTGAGAGGACAGGGTAATATCTCTGTGGTTTTCGATTGACAATACCGAGTCATGTTTCCTCATTGTAGACGCTCCCTTGCGGTTCAAACCACCCATGATGCAAAGCGCGTCCAACGGCTCAGTAGCGGTAGCGAAGTATTGCTGCTCAGCTCTGCCATTGGGGTGGTCACTGGTGGTCCCAGGCCAGCGAGACTTCGAAACCAGGCCCACGAACCGGACTGAGCCCACCCGTGGTGTGCACATATTACCTTAACCGCAGCACAGCATCCCGGTGATTGCAGATCATTTCGCACCCTACACTGCGTTCCGCCGAGCGGAACAGCGGTGCTGCACGAGTCGAACCTACACTTCATTTAGGCAGCTTCACGTTCAATGGATTTGGATATTAGTCGAACTGAACCGGGAAATATGAACGACGGGTTGCAGCTCCAGACACCCAGTCGGCATGAGAAAAGCCTCGGACTTCTTACAACCAAATTTGTCACTTTGCTGCAAGAGGCGAAGGATGGAGTGCTCGACCTGAAATTAGTAAGTCATAGCTAAGTTAGCAAGATGGCTAGCCTAGCTGTGTGTAGCTAACTTTAAGCCAAACAGCCTCCTTCTCATTCATCATCTGTGCCCCTTTAACATTGCCTTAATACCGTGTTTTGTTGGTTTGAATTCCTACGTGCCTGCAAGTGTCCGAGTGTTTCTCGGGGGTCTCGCGGATCCTTGGTGGGGTTGCTGTCACCAGTGACATTTGGTGATTAACTAGCATAGATGTGTGCTGGTTAAATGAGTTTGAATGTAAAAGCAACAGAGCTGGCCTAGCCGAGTTAGCTTGCTAATTAACGTTGCCTTGTGGCTGTCCAATCGTAGCATAACGTTACCATACACCAGTCATTCCCCATGCATGAAGACTAGTGTAATACTAGACGCTGTTGTCATTGGACTTATCAAATATGTTGGTGCAGAATTAGCGGTGAGTGGTTCATACAATGGCATTTTATGAACTAGCTACCATTCACGGTTGAACTTATCTTATTGTTGAGGATTGTTGACATCGTGCTCAGCTAAAGTTCCCGACTTGCGCTTTCAGCTGTAACGATAGCACAAGTTTTCTAGCTCGCTGTCATAGCTGCGATGTTTCCGCCTTAACTTTTACCATAAAAGCTCAACGAACTATTCCACTGCGAATGACCACGGAACTATCGGATTGTTCTCAGGCCATAGTGAAAGGGGCTTCCCCGTGTATGATTAATAGTCAAATTGGCAGTATGTAGACCGTGTGAGTGCACCTCTGTATCCGGCTCAGTATGGTTGCTGTTTCGACCCGGGCCTGTGAGGGATACGAAGCTAGTAATGAGTGATGCTTTGTCACAGCCACGCGCCTGGAGAAGCACATGTAGAAGACCTATTCTAATAAAACGACCTGCATGTGTGCTGTTCTCATAAAGATACAAAGAGTGTGttatcattctctctttccctttaactcactctctcacacagacagacacacacacaccacaggtgtGTAAAATTGAACTGATGCTTTTTTGGAACAAGACGTCTGGAAATCTTTTTGTCAAGGTCTTCCATCCCAGACCCAGATGAGAAATCTGTCTATCTGTTGTGCAGTGCAAACACAGAAGACAAGGTAGAATTAAATCTGACTTGAATTGGGTCAGTGGGGTGGGGATTAGGAGAGAACTGTTGTCCTGGGCTGAGTTCAAGATGGACACACTGCTGTAAAGTGCATGATTCAGTGCATACAGCGAGGCACTAAGCGCTTGGAGACTTTTCTTGTCTAAACTAATTCTGTTGCACACCATTGTGACCAAACATGTTGTTCAATCAGGAACCCGTTGCAAAACGATTTCAAAATGTTTTGATCTTGATCTTGCCCCAGGTTTGAAGACTCGGAGATGGATTAAAACTCCTTGCATGTGGCTCATGTGAAGTGAAGCTGTGTATGTGATTGACAGCCGTAGTTCTGAACTTGACCCCTGTCATTCTGATTAAACCCTTTGAGGTTGATCTCACTCCTCCCTGGCTCTGATTGGACAGAAACTGTGGAcatgctcatctcatctctgtcTCCCTGACTTGCGGTCACTCAACGGTGACGGTGCCCTGAAAGGTCTCAGGGTCACGCTGGTTATTCAGCTGCAGGAGATGGGATTTAAAAAACCAGCACACTACACCAATCTCACAGGCAATGAGGGCCGACTCTTCAGGGATTAACTAATCATCATAAACTCATTGTTTGCTTTGGAGATGGATCTGCATTCTGCAATAGAAAAGACCCAAACCCAATCATCGAATAACCACTAGTTACACATATTTAACAACTCTTTTATAGAAAATGTACATTTGTACAAAGAAGTTTTACATTATGGGCTAATGTCCAGCAACGGAAACATAGTGAAAGGTAGAGAATACAGGTCTTTATGGTATGATCCTTAAGGCCCAGACAGCGCTGAGACACAGATGTTTTATTACTTTTGTTcctacatagagagagagagtgtttattATTAAAATCTTAATTAAAGTTCACATGTATTTGTGGAAGAGTTGCATTACAGAAACTCAGCATGATGAATGAAATGTCATGTAGTGTTTTGATTGCTCTTAATATTAATGTCAGTGGACCATCATACCCAAATCAGTATAACTGCCAGCTCCGTAAATTGCACAACTCCCACTCCAGTTCCCTCCTACAGTATGTACCCACGCAGCAAGCCACAGACACAcgccaggagtgtgtgtgtgtgtgtgtgtgtgtgtttgtgtgtgtttgagtaagtgagagagtgagtgagtgagtgagcatgcAAACTAGcaagtgagggagaaagaggctgtggtaggcctagcctgtgcgtgtgagagagagactaacagagttggtctgtgtgtttggtgaATTGATAACTTGCCGTTGGCTGTTGTTGGCTTCTGTGGCAAAGCTGTGTGTTGCCTGGAACCCTCTCCCACGGGTGCAAAAGCACcgaaccatacacacacacacacacacacacacacacacatgcttcaaCTGTCACACATTTCAGACACCCTTCCGCTGACATCATGAGTGGATGCAGAGATGAAAGCACTGACCTGCATTAGTGTTGTTATTGTGGTCTCCCCAGATCCAGCATTCCTGCAGGTCGTTAGGTACCTGGTGTTCATGGGTAATGTAGTTTCTCATTGCTGCTTTCTGATAGGCAGCAGACACGCTCGCCGTGCGACAGAAGAGACGCATCTATGACATCACAAACGTGCTGGAAGGCATCGGGCTGATCGAGAAGAAGTCCAAGAACAGCATCCAgtggaagtgagtgtgtgtgtgtgagagagagagagaacaagagaatgaATATGTATCTGTGTGAAGGAGTGTGCTGTACTGATTGATTGTGACTGTGTAGTAGTATGTCCGTGGGTGTGTTattggtgtgtgtatttaaaaGAGCTGTCTCCTAATAGGGGCGTGGGTCCAGGCTGCAACACCAGGGAGATCGCTGATAGGCTGATTGACCTGAAGGCGGAGCTTGTGGAGCTGGAGCGGCAGGAGCTAGAGCTGGACCAGCAGAGAGTCTGGGTTCAGCAGAGCATCAAGAACGTCACCGACGACATCAACAACAGCCCATATCCtttccaacaacaacacacacacacacacacacacacacacgtgcacaagaATACAGTatttgcacatgcacacacatacacacactgtcacacatgcacacaaacacacacacacacacactcactcacactgtcgcacatacacacacacacacacacacacacacacacactatagatgTGCTCAGAAGAAGCATATGACTGCTTTAATAAAGGGCTACAAAATCTACTCATTCACACTAAAAAACATTACTCACTCCAACATACCACCGTTCACATCTTCATCACaagctcacacactctcactttgacttacacgcacacacacacacacacgctatgtatgaatgtgtgtgtatatttaagCATTTTTGGTCCCTAACAAAGACCCACTCTGGCATATGTGACACATGAGGACATCTGCAGTTGCTTCAAAGgtactcttctctcctctcctctgctctgccctcctcctctcctctcctctgctctcctcctctgctctgccctcctcctctcctcctctctcctctcctctgctcctcctgtcctcttcctctcttctctcctctcctcttctctcctctcctctgctctcctcctctgctctgccctcctcctctcctctcctcttctgtcctctcctctgctctcctcctctcctctgctctcctctcctctgctcctcatctcctctgctctgccctcctcctctcctctcctcttctcttctctcctctcctctcctctcctctgctctcctctcctctgctcctcatctcctctgctctgccctcctcctctctcctctcctctgctcctcctctcctcttcctctcttctctcctctcctctgctcctcctctcctctcttcctctcttctctcctctcctctgctctcttctcctctgccctcctcctctcctcttctctcctctcttctcttcttctcctctcctctcctctgctctcctctcctcctctcctcttctctcctctcctctctgctctcctctcctctcctctcctctcctctcctctcctctcctctcctctcctcctctcctttcctgtcTGCACTGCTTGTCTCTATTCTCATTTTACTTTCATCTGTTGTCCTGTGCGTTCTGTTGTTAATCTCTTTTATCTGTAACCTGTAACTCTGTAGGCACAGTCAGACTTCCATGTCTCTGTCGCCCTGATACCTGTTCATATACACCCCCAAGACGTATTTTCTTTTATTGCCGTTTCTTATCTCTGGCTATGTGAAATCTGTGTTATCTTTTCCCAAATTTTGTAGATTTGATTATCATTAAAACGTATCTACAATCAGATACAAGCTGCTGTGCTTTATGCACACCTGTTCTACCTGTTTATCCGACAGAACAATGCTTTAAATAGTGTGGGGAGCATATGGTTGCGTTCAATTACCCTGAAGATTACACtgttcaaatgtttttttttttttttccaaaagcattttAAGCATATTAACATGTATTTAATAGGAGACTCCACTTGCGTTATGACAGGCctagtgtgtatatgtacattCTTTATCTAGAATATAATACGTATAATAAGCTGATGCTGCCCCCAGTGACCTATTTGGTTTTCCTTCTGTCTTGTGGTATTGCCTGTGTGGTTCACAACGCATAGGGATGCATTACTGTCATAGTAAACCCtgtgttcatttaaaaaccaaCAAACATTATTTGTATAATTGAGGAACAGTTACCGAGATGTTGTGACTTTGACAAGATGTCTGGTAACATCTTTGACGTTTGTCGGATTACTCACATGGGAAATTTTTTTGCCAATAGCGGCATCGACATCTTGTCATCTTATTCGACAATGTCAAATTCCGCCCGATTCAACAGTTAAATGTGATTACCAGTTTACTATATTCCGCATTGTTTTTGCTTTACCTCCACTCTGACCTGCGGTCCCTCTGTTCTCTCATGAATGTTTccagtagtgtgtgttgtgttgaccctcacctgtgtgtgtctctctgctgCCCCCTGTAGGTGACACTCTGCTGGCCATCCGCGCGCCCTCAGGAACCCAGTTGGAGGTGCCCCTCCCCGAGTCTGTAAGGGACACACATCCCCCtcatcaccacaccacactatacACAAGTCaagtctcctcctctctctctctctctctctgcccccctccctctctctctctcgccctctctctctctctctctctctctctctctctctccctctctctctctccctccctctctctctcgccctctctctctctctctctctctcgctctctctccctccctctctctctcgccctctctctctctctctctctctctctctcttgccctctctctctctctctatctctctctctctctctctctctctctctctctctctctgcccccctccctctctctctctctctgtctctctctctatctctctctctccctccatctctctctctctctctcgccctctctctctttctctctctctatctctctctctctccctccctctctctctctctctctctctctctctctctctctctctctctctctctctctctctctctcacgccccACCACATCAGGTCTTACCTCTCTTGTCGGTGTATGTGGACTTGGCACGTATTaaagttttctctctctcaggctggcAATGGGCAGAAGAAATATCAGATGCACCTGAAGAGCAGCAGTGGGCCCGTCGAAGTCCTATTGGTCAACAAGGACCCTCATAGCTCCACCCCCGTGGTGCTCCCAGTCCCGCCCCCAGAGGACATGATCCTCCCAGTGCAGGCAAAACAGGCCACACCCACCACCAAGTCCACACCagccacacccacacagaccaCGCCTGCGCTTACACAAACCCCTCCCACTAAACAGCTAACCCCGCCCAGCAGCATAGACCCTGTGGCATCAGAATCAGGTGTGTTggactgctgttgttgttgttgttgttgctgttgttgccgAAGTTGCcccactctcttttctctccctagTCAGTCAGTGGTTCATAGTTTCCTCGTCATCATATTTTCAGAAGTGACTCGTCATGCCTGGATTCAGAAGTGACTCGTCATGCCTGGATTCAGAAATGACTCGTCATGCCTGGATTCAGAAGTGACTCGTCATGCCTGGATTTaaaatctctgtctctctctcgttctctctctttctctctgtgtttctctcgttctatcgctttctctctctgtttctctcgttctctctctttctctctgtttctcgttctctctttttcactctttctctcttttctctcattttctctctttctctctgtaccaGTAGGGTTGTCCAGTAATAGTTCCAGTGCCCTGAGCTTAACCCCGCCTCCAGACAACACATCCGCCAAGGACGCCTCCTCATTGGACACTCAGCCTCTTCAGTCCTCTGCCTCATTGGACAGCAGCACCTCTATCCCCGCCTCCAGTGCTGTTTTTGAACCAATCAAATCTGATGcctgtaagtttgtgtgtgtgtgtgtgtgtgtgtaggatgtggttgttgctgatgtgtgtgtacagtgtgtgtgtggagtataaTTGGGTGTAATTGATGCAAGATAAGGTATTCCCCAGCTGGGAACTTTGGGTGGGCGCCCTAACGGTCCTCaccacacagctgtgtgtgtgagaatgcgcTCGTGTTAGCGGTTTCTTAGGAAACATTTTCAGAATGATAGTCTCTGGTGAATGGCAGAGACTTGTGCCACAAGAGCTGATAAAGAGGTTATCTtgcctcacatacacacacacacgtgcgcattCTCTCATTATTCTATTGCACAAGCTTCCTCTTGGCAATGTCCTGTGTGTATTGCTCAGCGGTTGCCATGGAGTCAGGCTTATAAAtccatgtgtatgtgagcaaagCTCTATGGTCAGTACAGACCATTCTCAAAAAATAAACAGCTGGACTCCAGACACCACAATTACGCTAGAAATACTGCATTTCTTTGCTGGTAGAGTGGTGTCctttagatcagtggttctcaaacttttcacaatgagtACCACCCACGAAAACAGTTGGCTCTCCAAGTAGCACCATTATGACCGGCATGAAAATACAGGTGCGTAGGCCAATTCAACTGCATGTTTTGCGTTGTCAAGTCTTTATGGAAAGACACCTTGGAGACTCCCTGAGTACCACTAGCGAGAGTTCGCGTACCACCAATGGTACccgtaccacagtttgagaaccactgctttagATCATCGGCTCTCTTAGGCCCAGTCCATGAAACCCACTCTCACTCTTCAGGCATTTGAAAAGGACAAATATTGTCTGTTAAAGTGGTAAAGTTCAACtattgtgcgtctgtgtgtgtatgtgtgtgtgtgttttaagtttGTGTTGGCTGTCCTTGATCTTTACAGCTCATtttcctgtgtttgtgttgcagtGTATGACTTCCCCAAGGAGATGTCTGAAATGTTTGACCCAACTAAAGGTACCTGACCTTCTGCTAGATGTCCTTAGCGCTGAACTAGTCTCCAGTGGtagagaatctctctctctgtctctgttgctGAGATGCACTATAAAACAGACCTGCCAACATGTACATGTACGCATTCTTCATACTCGGCAAGCATTTTGACCCTTAAGTACGCTTGAGTCATTtatgaaaacaaggacatttctaagtgaccccaaacttgtAAACGGCAgtgtacttgccaaaatacattaatacaaatatccTTTTTACCAGAGCCACTATTACCCATTACAGTGGGAAAAGGGTTTATTGTGAATGTGTAATGAATAGAAGcaattttaaaaatacatttgtgCATTGAATAAAATATTAAACTAATTGTTGATGATTAAAACTATTGTTTTAATCATCAAAGTTGCCCATCCCTGGTCTACTTGCATATGGTTATGGAGTAACTAATCTTGCATATGGTTATGGAGTAACTAATCTTGTCTGAAAGTGAGATGTGCACCATGTACTCCAAGTGAATGTTGTACAAATACAGAGTGCTTTATTCCAGAATgatctgatatatatatatatatatatatatatatatatatatatatatatatttatttatttatttatttattctctctttctcagagaGTACTGATCTACTGGAGGACCTCATGGCATCAGAGGGTAAGTGTTAAACGTCAAAGCTCTGCTTTTCTCACTATGGGACATTCAAGTGGAGCATTTATGTCTGAAATGCATCAGTAATACGATTCACAGAAACACAGTGCCGACTCTTCAGATGTgactcatgtctctctctctctctctctttctctgtccatccctccctccctttctctctctctttctctttccccctgtccctctctctctccttctctccctccgtccTGTAGTTTTCTCTCCACTGCTGAggctttctcctcctccaggtgaCCATGACTACATCTACAATCTAGATGAAAGTGAAGGCTTGTGTGACCTCTTCGATGTGCCCATCTTTTAATCGTTTCCCCAAACCCCCTCCCTCGTTCACGGGGCATTTACGCGTCATTttcctgcccccaccccccccatttCCTGCCAAACAGAGTTGGCCGGGTCTATTTTTGAAAGACTGTTGTATAAGCTGATTTCTTAAATGTTGATATTTTTCATAAAcctgttttattatttttgtaagaaaaacaaaacacg belongs to Alosa sapidissima isolate fAloSap1 chromosome 20, fAloSap1.pri, whole genome shotgun sequence and includes:
- the e2f4 gene encoding transcription factor E2F4 isoform X1, with translation MDLDISRTEPGNMNDGLQLQTPSRHEKSLGLLTTKFVTLLQEAKDGVLDLKLAADTLAVRQKRRIYDITNVLEGIGLIEKKSKNSIQWKGVGPGCNTREIADRLIDLKAELVELERQELELDQQRVWVQQSIKNVTDDINNSPLAYVTHEDICSCFKGDTLLAIRAPSGTQLEVPLPESAGNGQKKYQMHLKSSSGPVEVLLVNKDPHSSTPVVLPVPPPEDMILPVQAKQATPTTKSTPATPTQTTPALTQTPPTKQLTPPSSIDPVASESVGLSSNSSSALSLTPPPDNTSAKDASSLDTQPLQSSASLDSSTSIPASSAVFEPIKSDALYDFPKEMSEMFDPTKESTDLLEDLMASEVFSPLLRLSPPPGDHDYIYNLDESEGLCDLFDVPIF
- the e2f4 gene encoding transcription factor E2F4 isoform X2; translated protein: MDLDISRTEPGNMNDGLQLQTPSRHEKSLGLLTTKFVTLLQEAKDGVLDLKLAADTLAVRQKRRIYDITNVLEGIGLIEKKSKNSIQWKGVGPGCNTREIADRLIDLKAELVELERQELELDQQRVWVQQSIKNVTDDINNSPLAYVTHEDICSCFKGDTLLAIRAPSGTQLEVPLPESAGNGQKKYQMHLKSSSGPVEVLLVNKDPHSSTPVVLPVPPPEDMILPVQAKQATPTTKSTPATPTQTTPALTQTPPTKQLTPPSSIDPVASESGLSSNSSSALSLTPPPDNTSAKDASSLDTQPLQSSASLDSSTSIPASSAVFEPIKSDALYDFPKEMSEMFDPTKESTDLLEDLMASEVFSPLLRLSPPPGDHDYIYNLDESEGLCDLFDVPIF